The genomic interval TCCACTCGCGACCACCCGACCGTCGTCCGATTCGGCCACTGCGGCGACAAGATCTCCCGAGGACAACCCGTCGAGCAGAATCTGCCGGCAGGCCGATTCCCAGTGGGCCGGCTTGTAGTCGACCTCCATCGCGTCGAACATCACTGCTCTGAGTCGGAGCAGCGCTTCAATATCATCGACGGTCGCCTGACGCACGATCGGCACAGCAAATGATGACGCGCCTGATGCCCTTCGACGCGCAGCCCGCCCTAGACGTGACGCCCGACTGCGCCCACAGGGCACGTTCAGCCGCCAGCTGTTCTTGGGCGAGGCCCTCGACGTCGATCATCTTGAAGCGAACTACGACAACGGGGTGCTCACCCTGACGATCCCGGTGGCCGAGCAGGCCAAGCCCCGCAAGGTGGAGATCACCAGTGGCGGTGGGCGCAAGGCGATCAACGCCGACTCCTCGGCCGCGTAACGCACAGGGGACGGGCGGCATCGGCCGTCCCGTCCCTCCGTTGTTTCCTGCGAACGAACAAGCCGAGAGGAGGGGCAATGGCTCTATCTGTTCGACGTAGCGACGAGCCCGTTCCCGTCGATCCGTTCGCCGGGCTCGCCCATCTCAACCAGCAACTGCAGCACTTACTGAACAACTGGTCGTCCTTCACGCCGATGCCGGGGGACGGCTTCACACCGCTTGCCGACCTCGAGGAGACCGACGATGCCTACATCGTCGAGATCGAGCTCCCGAGCGTGAAGCGCGAGGACATCGACATCGAGATCGGCGGACCTCACCTCACCGTCAGCGGCGAGCGCAAGGAGCGCGAGCGCACGGGCATCCTGCGTCGCCAGACGCGCACGGTCGGTCGCTTTCGCTTCGAGGCCCAACTTCCCGGTGACGTGGACAGCGAAGGCGTTGAAGCGAACCTCTCCGATGGTGTGCTCGCCGTCCGAGTGCCTAAGCCCGCCGCGGAGCGACCCCGACGCATCCCACTGAAATGAGGCGGGGGTGGGGGGCGATGGGTGTTCTCGTCAACACGCGAGCGATCGATGGTGCGACCGTCGTGCGCCTGGCCGGCACCGTTGACGTGGCCTTGCTGGAGCGTATCGGAGGGGGCATCGTTGCGGCGTGTGACGGCGACGACGCCATCATTCTCGATGTCAATGACCTGACCCTGGCCGATCGCGGCGGCTTCCACGCGCTGGTCCGAGTGCTACAGGGGAAGCGAGTGCGCGTCGTACGCCAACAGTCGTTCAGTTGCGCCACAGAACGCGAGCGGCACCGGGACGGGCAAGTGCCCATCTTTCGAACGCTTGCCGATGCCCTTCGTGACCCCGCATCCGGCGACGGCGACGTCATTGCGCGGGGTGAGTTCGACGTACCACATCGGCGCCGCAAGCGACTGGGGTCGCAGCCCGCTGCAGACCCTCAGCCTGGTGGATCTGTGCCATAACTCAGGCAACCAGATGCTCACGCCAAGTTGTCGGAGCCTTCCGCTCCTTCACACTCCGTGAGATAATCGAGGAACTCTACGACGGCTTGACCGAATTGTCGGTTCGAAAGCCGTCCGATTCGGGGCGCACTGCGTCAGTTCGCGGGCGCCTTGACGAAGATCGCGTCCGTGTTGCTCGTCGTGCGACCGAACTGGACGCCGTTCGCGGTGAACGTCCCGTAGAAGGTGTTCCCGAGAGAACGTAGCGATTGGTAGTCGCCGAGCACGCGCTGCCGAGCGTTCCCGTTGTCCTTCGCAGGAGACGCGAACGCGAGGAGGCGGACATCAGAGAACGTGAGCGCGCGATCGGTGCTCTGCGCGAGACGCGCGGAGAACAGAGGGAATCCACTCGCGTTGTACCCGTCGAACGTGTCGTAGAGCACTCCGACGGTTCCGTTGGCGGCGACGGCGACCGCCGGAAGCGCGGCTTTGACCTGACCCGTCACGAAACGGTTCGAGACGACATCGAGCCCGCCCGCGAAGTTCGTCACGAGACGGACGATTGCCAACCGGTCGTTCCCTGTCGAGGCGTCACGGGTTCCGTACACCACGTAGACGGAGCCACTGGTGTTGTCCACTGCCACTGCGTCGACGCCCCCGAGCAAGGCGTTCACCGACCCGAACTTCGGAGTTGGCTGTT from Actinomycetota bacterium carries:
- a CDS encoding GNAT family N-acetyltransferase is translated as MNVPCGRSRASRLGRAARRRASGASSFAVPIVRQATVDDIEALLRLRAVMFDAMEVDYKPAHWESACRQILLDGLSSGDLVAAVAESDDGRVVASGIGAIRRWLPSPRNPSGLRGYIGSVATDTDWRRQGVGRQVIESLIEMLQGRGVAEIDLHATEDSESLYRAIGFVDRGGADLRLGGSADFPFSSDV
- a CDS encoding Hsp20 family protein — translated: MGTANDDAPDALRRAARPRRDARLRPQGTFSRQLFLGEALDVDHLEANYDNGVLTLTIPVAEQAKPRKVEITSGGGRKAINADSSAA
- a CDS encoding Hsp20/alpha crystallin family protein; this encodes MALSVRRSDEPVPVDPFAGLAHLNQQLQHLLNNWSSFTPMPGDGFTPLADLEETDDAYIVEIELPSVKREDIDIEIGGPHLTVSGERKERERTGILRRQTRTVGRFRFEAQLPGDVDSEGVEANLSDGVLAVRVPKPAAERPRRIPLK